From the Lathyrus oleraceus cultivar Zhongwan6 chromosome 4, CAAS_Psat_ZW6_1.0, whole genome shotgun sequence genome, one window contains:
- the LOC127073202 gene encoding uncharacterized protein LOC127073202 encodes MAGIASGICSLAVGGDARRRPTQAQQGCSSDNTPAPPAPTPSPAPAQQSYEEFAYSNTGKQNIKGLSNLTGYVKGNANGVINLGSLIASANAQRQA; translated from the coding sequence ATGGCAGGTATTGCATCTGGAATCTGTAGCCTTGCTGTCGGCGGCGATGCACGGCGCCGACCAACACAGGCACAGCAGGGCTGTTCCAGCGATAACACTCCTGCTCCTCCTGCTCCTACGCCTTCGCCTGCACCTGCGCAGCAGTCATACGAAGAGTTTGCCTATTCTAATACTGGAAAACAAAACATCAAAGGTCTTTCCAACCTAACTGGCTATGTTAAGGGTAATGCTAATGGAGTTATCAACCTTGGTTCCTTGATAGCCTCTGCAAATGCTCAGAGACAAGCATGA